The genomic window CCTGGTGGAATGACAACAGCTGAATCGCTTGCTAAGGGAATGCCGATGGTTATTGTTAATCCTATTCCAGGGCAGGAAGCTAGAAATACAAAACTTCTTTTGGAAAAAGGGATTGCTATAGAAATTGAGAACATTGATGAGCTTGGAGTAAAAATAAAAGAACTTTTAGATAATCCAGAAAAAATTAAGTTAATGAGCAAGGCTGCTCTTAAGCACAGCAATATTCAAGCGGCTTTTGATATTGCAAAACTTATCTTACAGCAATGATACAATATTATCTTTATAGATTTGGCCAATTTTGCGTTAGATGCCTTCCCATTTCTCTGTCGTATAAA from Candidatus Omnitrophota bacterium includes these protein-coding regions:
- a CDS encoding galactosyldiacylglycerol synthase — protein: PGGMTTAESLAKGMPMVIVNPIPGQEARNTKLLLEKGIAIEIENIDELGVKIKELLDNPEKIKLMSKAALKHSNIQAAFDIAKLILQQ